One genomic window of Moorella glycerini includes the following:
- a CDS encoding DMSO/selenate family reductase complex B subunit, protein MAQLGFYYDMTACIGCKTCQVACKDKNNLEAGVLFRQVYTVEGGKFPHPWFYHISLGCNHCAQAPCVRNCPTGALYKREDGVVMQDRNKCIGCRYCVWSCPYGAPQYIASEGKVGKCNLCADLIDRGEQPACVAACIMRALDCGDIEELRRKYGGTADIKGLPAASITHPSITIKPADAARK, encoded by the coding sequence ATGGCTCAACTGGGCTTTTACTACGACATGACTGCCTGCATCGGCTGCAAAACCTGCCAGGTCGCCTGTAAAGATAAGAATAACCTGGAGGCAGGGGTGCTCTTCCGCCAGGTCTATACCGTAGAAGGCGGCAAGTTCCCGCACCCCTGGTTTTACCACATCTCCCTGGGTTGCAACCATTGCGCCCAGGCGCCCTGTGTCCGGAATTGTCCTACCGGCGCCCTCTATAAAAGGGAAGACGGCGTTGTCATGCAGGACCGGAATAAATGCATCGGTTGCCGCTACTGCGTCTGGTCCTGCCCCTACGGTGCCCCGCAATATATCGCGTCCGAGGGTAAAGTAGGCAAGTGTAACCTGTGCGCGGATTTAATTGACAGGGGCGAACAACCGGCCTGCGTCGCCGCCTGCATAATGCGCGCCCTGGACTGCGGCGATATTGAGGAACTGCGGCGGAAATACGGTGGCACGGCGGACATCAAAGGCCTGCCGGCCGCCAGTATAACCCATCCCTCTATTACCATTAAACCGGCCGATGCAGCCAGGAAATAA
- the lepA gene encoding translation elongation factor 4 gives MTEQKNIRNFCIIAHIDHGKSTLADRLLEYTGALSKREMVDQVLDTMELERERGITIKLQAVRLNYRARDGREYVLNLIDTPGHVDFTYEVSRSLAACEGALLVVDAAQGIEAQTLANVYLALEHNLEIIPVINKIDLPNAEPQRVRREIEDVIGLDAGEAILASAKTGVGTEEILEAIVRRIPPPRGDREAPLKALIFDSIFDSYRGAIPYIRIVEGQVQKGDRIRFMATGAEFEVNEVGIFTPAPRQVTTLAAGEVGFLSASIKNVKDTRVGDTITSATRPAREPLPGYRKVMPMVYCGLFPVDSEQFDNLRDALEKLQLNDASLSFEPETSVALGFGFRCGFLGLLHMEIIQERLEREYGLELITTAPSVVYRVVRTDGGVEMVDNPTALPAPNLIDHIEEPYVEATIMTPREYVGPVMELCQGKRGTFLNMDYLSEKRVALKYDLPLAEIIYDFFDQLKSRTRGYASLDYEVKGYRPAELVKMDILINNEVVDALSVITHRDQAYHRGRALVERLRQLIPRQLFDVPIQAAIGSRIIARETIPALRKNVLAKCYGGDVTRKRKLLEKQKEGKKRMKQVGTVDIPQEAFMAVLKVGKS, from the coding sequence GTGACAGAGCAAAAAAATATCCGTAATTTCTGCATCATTGCCCATATTGACCACGGCAAGTCCACCCTGGCCGACCGCCTCCTGGAGTATACCGGCGCTTTGAGCAAGCGGGAGATGGTGGACCAGGTTCTGGATACCATGGAACTGGAACGGGAGCGCGGCATCACCATCAAGCTCCAGGCGGTCCGCCTGAACTATAGAGCCCGGGACGGCCGGGAATATGTTTTAAACTTGATTGACACCCCGGGACACGTGGACTTTACCTATGAAGTATCCCGGAGCCTGGCGGCCTGTGAAGGTGCCCTGCTGGTGGTTGACGCGGCCCAGGGCATTGAGGCCCAGACCCTGGCCAATGTTTACCTCGCCCTGGAACACAACCTGGAAATTATCCCGGTTATCAATAAAATCGACCTGCCCAATGCTGAGCCGCAACGGGTACGCCGCGAGATAGAAGACGTCATCGGCCTGGACGCCGGTGAAGCCATCCTGGCCTCGGCTAAAACCGGGGTGGGGACGGAAGAGATCCTGGAGGCCATCGTCCGGCGCATTCCCCCGCCCCGGGGCGACCGGGAAGCGCCCTTAAAGGCGCTGATTTTTGATTCCATCTTTGATAGCTACCGGGGGGCTATCCCCTATATACGGATTGTCGAGGGCCAGGTGCAAAAGGGCGACCGCATCCGTTTCATGGCTACGGGGGCCGAATTTGAAGTTAATGAGGTGGGCATTTTCACCCCGGCGCCGCGGCAGGTCACAACACTAGCCGCCGGCGAGGTGGGCTTTCTCTCCGCCAGCATTAAAAATGTCAAGGATACCCGGGTCGGCGACACCATCACCAGCGCCACCCGGCCGGCCAGGGAGCCCTTGCCGGGCTACCGCAAGGTCATGCCCATGGTTTACTGCGGCCTGTTCCCGGTGGACTCGGAACAATTTGACAACCTGCGGGATGCCCTGGAAAAGCTACAGTTAAATGACGCCTCATTAAGCTTTGAGCCGGAAACCTCAGTGGCCCTGGGTTTCGGCTTTCGCTGTGGCTTCCTGGGACTGCTGCACATGGAGATTATCCAGGAGCGGCTGGAAAGGGAGTATGGCCTGGAACTCATAACTACCGCGCCCAGCGTAGTCTACCGGGTGGTGCGGACCGACGGCGGGGTGGAGATGGTTGACAATCCCACCGCCCTGCCGGCACCTAACTTGATTGACCATATTGAAGAGCCCTATGTCGAGGCCACCATCATGACGCCCAGGGAATATGTAGGGCCGGTAATGGAACTCTGCCAAGGAAAACGCGGTACTTTCCTTAATATGGATTACCTTTCCGAGAAAAGGGTGGCTTTAAAATACGACCTGCCGCTGGCGGAAATTATCTACGATTTCTTTGACCAGCTTAAGAGCCGGACGCGGGGCTATGCTTCCCTGGATTATGAAGTCAAGGGCTACCGGCCGGCGGAGCTGGTAAAGATGGATATCCTTATTAATAATGAAGTGGTGGATGCCCTGTCGGTAATCACCCACCGGGACCAGGCCTACCACCGCGGCCGGGCCCTGGTGGAACGCCTGCGCCAGCTGATCCCGCGCCAGCTCTTTGACGTGCCCATCCAGGCCGCCATCGGCAGCCGGATCATCGCCCGGGAAACCATCCCGGCGCTGCGCAAAAACGTCCTGGCCAAGTGTTACGGCGGCGATGTGACGCGGAAGCGCAAGCTCCTGGAGAAACAAAAGGAAGGCAAGAAGCGCATGAAACAGGTGGGCACGGTGGACATCCCCCAGGAGGCCTTTATGGCCGTGCTGAAGGTAGGGAAGTCGTAG
- a CDS encoding dimethyl sulfoxide reductase subunit A: protein MSNLIEKALEYKMNRRAFLKSTAVASAALTLAGCSGGLTQVSSEEAARLARKEGRWLSAACWHNCGGRCLNKAYVVDGVVVRQKTDDTHPDSPDFPQQRGCARGRSQRKQVFGVDRLKYPMKRKHWEPGGGRKELRGRDEWVRISWDEALDIVAGEIKRIKEKYGSRAIFVGGGNEISNILALYGGYVSHWGTTSWGSWRYTGDIIGLADGYFNFSHNDRFDLRNSRLIVLWGANPAWSSLGNPTYNYLQAKKAGAKFIFIDPIYTDAARVLGGEWIPIRPATDHAMLLGMAYTLITEDDPGTNPLIDWDFLNRCTIGFDADHMPPGVDPKENFKDYVLGTYDGVPKTPEWAAEICGVDPERIRSLAREIATTKRVALLTGWAPARVRNSDSWPQMFMTLGCMTGHIGQPGRMTGVSCHRSTADGGPPLVLPGSSGLPGIKNPVADSINDNEIWDAILKGKYTAGYNDIREINIQMIYHGGGATLQTRDGMIKGIEAHRKVEFVVSHSQFLTTNSRYADVVLPVTTEWEREGGLLTGNREILIYYTKITEPLYEARDDQWIAIEIARRLGLDPRQAYPISPKQQLFNQLAGAKVMKEDGSGFEKLLTITAADIAAWGVQGEPQQGRITLQEFQEKGIYQVPRKPGDKLGFIALKDFREDPQGHPLKTATGKLEIYSQALAKMVKDKGWTEIRPIPAYNPPREGYEDTFADWSKKIKGDYPLQLITPHYLRRSHSVFDNIPWLREAFPNHAWMNPVDAAARGIKEGDTILITSRHGKTLRPVHLTERIMPGVVACPHGAWVEMDEKTGIDKAGADNILCGAIPTGQGTSGWNSCNVQVERWTGAPLPPDDQWPLRIVF, encoded by the coding sequence ATGAGTAATCTCATCGAAAAAGCCCTGGAATACAAAATGAACCGCAGGGCTTTCCTGAAATCGACGGCTGTTGCCTCGGCAGCCCTTACCCTGGCGGGCTGCAGCGGTGGTTTGACTCAAGTTTCCAGCGAAGAGGCGGCCCGGCTGGCCCGTAAGGAAGGCCGGTGGCTTTCCGCCGCCTGCTGGCATAACTGCGGCGGCCGCTGCCTGAATAAAGCCTATGTAGTTGACGGTGTGGTCGTGCGGCAAAAGACCGATGACACCCATCCCGACAGCCCTGATTTCCCCCAGCAGCGGGGCTGCGCCCGGGGTCGTTCCCAGCGCAAGCAGGTCTTCGGCGTCGACCGGCTGAAGTACCCCATGAAGCGCAAGCACTGGGAGCCGGGGGGCGGCAGGAAGGAACTCCGGGGCCGGGACGAATGGGTGCGCATTTCCTGGGATGAGGCCCTGGACATTGTAGCCGGCGAGATTAAAAGGATCAAGGAGAAATACGGCAGCAGGGCTATCTTTGTCGGCGGCGGCAATGAAATCAGCAATATCCTGGCCCTCTACGGCGGCTATGTATCCCATTGGGGTACTACCTCCTGGGGTTCCTGGCGTTACACCGGTGACATCATCGGCCTGGCGGATGGTTACTTTAATTTCAGCCACAACGACCGCTTTGACTTGCGCAATTCCCGGCTTATCGTCCTCTGGGGAGCCAACCCGGCCTGGAGCAGCCTGGGCAACCCCACCTATAACTACCTGCAGGCCAAAAAGGCCGGGGCTAAATTCATTTTTATCGACCCTATCTACACCGACGCGGCCCGGGTCCTGGGAGGGGAGTGGATCCCCATCCGGCCGGCTACCGACCACGCCATGCTCCTGGGTATGGCCTATACCCTGATTACAGAAGACGACCCGGGCACCAACCCGTTAATCGACTGGGACTTCCTGAACCGCTGCACCATTGGTTTCGATGCCGACCACATGCCGCCGGGGGTGGACCCCAAAGAAAACTTTAAAGACTATGTCCTGGGCACTTATGACGGCGTGCCCAAGACGCCGGAGTGGGCGGCGGAGATCTGCGGCGTCGACCCCGAAAGGATACGCAGCCTGGCCCGGGAGATCGCTACCACCAAAAGGGTCGCCCTCCTCACCGGCTGGGCGCCGGCCCGGGTCCGCAACAGTGATTCCTGGCCGCAGATGTTCATGACCCTGGGCTGCATGACCGGCCACATCGGCCAGCCGGGCCGGATGACGGGTGTCAGCTGCCATCGAAGCACCGCTGACGGCGGGCCGCCCCTGGTTCTCCCCGGCAGCAGCGGTTTGCCCGGCATTAAAAATCCAGTTGCCGACAGCATCAACGATAATGAGATTTGGGATGCGATTCTCAAAGGTAAATACACCGCCGGTTATAACGACATCCGGGAGATCAATATCCAGATGATCTACCACGGCGGCGGCGCCACCCTGCAGACCCGGGACGGGATGATTAAAGGCATTGAGGCCCATCGCAAGGTGGAATTTGTTGTTTCCCATTCCCAGTTCCTGACGACCAACTCCAGGTATGCCGACGTGGTTCTCCCGGTGACTACCGAGTGGGAACGGGAAGGGGGACTCCTTACCGGCAACCGGGAAATTTTAATCTACTACACTAAAATAACCGAACCGCTATACGAAGCCCGGGACGACCAGTGGATCGCTATCGAGATCGCCAGGAGGCTGGGCCTTGACCCCCGGCAGGCTTACCCAATCTCCCCCAAACAGCAGCTCTTCAACCAGCTGGCCGGGGCCAAGGTAATGAAGGAGGACGGTTCCGGGTTTGAGAAGCTGTTGACCATTACGGCAGCGGACATCGCCGCCTGGGGCGTCCAGGGCGAGCCCCAGCAGGGCCGGATCACTTTACAGGAATTCCAGGAGAAGGGGATTTACCAGGTACCCCGGAAACCCGGCGACAAACTGGGCTTTATCGCCCTGAAGGACTTCCGTGAGGACCCCCAGGGCCACCCCTTAAAGACTGCTACCGGTAAATTGGAGATTTATTCCCAGGCCCTGGCCAAAATGGTCAAGGATAAAGGCTGGACGGAAATCAGGCCCATACCAGCTTACAACCCGCCCCGGGAGGGTTATGAGGACACCTTTGCCGATTGGTCCAAAAAGATTAAGGGAGATTATCCTCTGCAGCTAATTACGCCCCATTATCTCCGGCGGTCCCACTCGGTCTTCGACAATATCCCCTGGCTGCGGGAGGCCTTCCCCAACCATGCCTGGATGAATCCAGTCGATGCCGCGGCGCGGGGGATTAAAGAGGGAGACACCATCCTGATAACCAGCCGGCACGGTAAGACTTTACGCCCGGTACACCTGACGGAACGGATAATGCCCGGGGTAGTCGCCTGTCCCCACGGCGCCTGGGTGGAGATGGACGAAAAGACGGGTATCGATAAAGCCGGTGCCGATAATATCCTCTGCGGGGCCATCCCTACGGGTCAGGGGACCTCGGGTTGGAACTCCTGCAATGTCCAGGTCGAAAGATGGACCGGGGCGCCCTTGCCGCCTGACGACCAATGGCCCCTGCGCATCGTTTTTTAG
- the larB gene encoding nickel pincer cofactor biosynthesis protein LarB, whose translation MTGAQLKDLLQAYKNGQVDLDTVMGHLKSLKEEDLGFAKVDHHRALRNGFPEVIFGQGKTKEQVAAIASRLAAAGSTVLVTRTTREVYQEVAARLPAAEFNELARTIVVAAGEIKPTGGRVAVLSAGTADLPVAEEAAVTAAVMGNEVERIYDVGVAGIHRLLGRVELVRRADVVIVVAGMEGALASVVAGLVDRPVIAVPTSIGYGASFGGLAALLTMLNSCAAGIGVVNIDNGFGAAALATAITRLKKV comes from the coding sequence GTGACTGGGGCCCAACTTAAGGATCTTTTACAGGCTTATAAAAACGGGCAGGTTGACCTGGACACCGTCATGGGGCATTTAAAAAGTTTAAAGGAAGAAGACCTGGGCTTTGCCAAGGTCGATCACCACCGGGCTTTAAGGAACGGCTTTCCGGAGGTTATTTTCGGCCAGGGAAAAACAAAGGAACAGGTGGCGGCCATTGCCTCCCGCCTGGCGGCTGCCGGCTCAACGGTCCTGGTAACCAGGACTACCAGGGAAGTATACCAGGAGGTTGCCGCTCGCTTGCCGGCGGCCGAATTTAACGAACTGGCCCGGACCATCGTGGTGGCTGCCGGGGAGATCAAGCCTACCGGTGGTAGAGTGGCGGTTTTAAGCGCCGGGACGGCCGACCTGCCTGTGGCCGAAGAAGCAGCGGTGACGGCGGCGGTAATGGGCAATGAGGTGGAGAGAATTTACGATGTCGGCGTGGCCGGCATCCACCGCCTGCTGGGGCGGGTGGAACTGGTACGCCGGGCCGATGTGGTTATTGTCGTCGCCGGCATGGAAGGTGCCCTGGCCAGCGTCGTAGCCGGCCTGGTGGACCGGCCGGTGATTGCCGTGCCGACAAGCATCGGTTATGGGGCGAGTTTCGGCGGGCTGGCCGCCCTGCTGACCATGCTTAATAGCTGTGCTGCTGGCATTGGCGTCGTTAATATTGACAACGGTTTTGGCGCTGCCGCCCTGGCCACGGCTATCACCCGCCTGAAAAAAGTATAA
- a CDS encoding phage holin family protein, which produces MTNWVGAVVRFVVSALVLMLVGFILPGIRVAGFTGALIAAVVIAILGWLAEAVLGKRISPHGRGIVGFIVAAIVIYLAQFIVPAYLSVNILGALLAALVIGVIDAFVPTELR; this is translated from the coding sequence ATGACTAACTGGGTAGGCGCCGTTGTCCGCTTTGTTGTCTCGGCCCTGGTGCTGATGCTGGTAGGTTTTATCCTTCCCGGCATTAGAGTAGCAGGTTTCACCGGTGCCCTGATTGCGGCCGTCGTTATAGCCATCCTGGGCTGGCTGGCAGAAGCCGTCCTTGGCAAGCGGATTTCCCCCCATGGTCGCGGCATTGTCGGCTTTATCGTCGCGGCAATAGTAATCTATCTGGCTCAATTTATTGTCCCCGCCTACTTAAGCGTGAATATCCTGGGTGCTTTACTGGCGGCTCTAGTTATCGGTGTAATTGATGCCTTTGTCCCTACCGAGCTACGCTAG
- the ltrA gene encoding group II intron reverse transcriptase/maturase, with product MEQVVARENMLAALKRVERNGGAPGVDGIPTERLRDQIRAEWPRIREELLAGTYRPKPVRRVEIPKPGGGKRMLGIPTVMDRLIQQALLQVLTPIFEPQFSEASYGFRPGRKAHDAVKKARQYVEEGYEWAVDLDIEKYFDRVNHDILMARVARKVADKRVLTLIRRYLQAGVMVNGVVMETAEGTPQGGPLSPLLANILLDDLDKELEKRGHKFVRYADDCNIYVKSKRAGERVMASIRNFLQERLKLKINEQKSAVDRPWKLKFLGFSMYKHKAGVILIRLAPQTIDRVKTKIREITARNKPLKMAERIERLNAYLGGWIGYFALADTPSIFKNLESWTRRRLRMCLWKQWKRVRTRYRELRALGLPEWVVHEFANARKGLWRMAHGPMNRALGNAYWQSQGLMSLTERYSYLRQAW from the coding sequence ATGGAGCAGGTGGTGGCCAGGGAGAACATGCTGGCCGCGCTGAAACGGGTAGAGCGGAACGGAGGCGCGCCCGGTGTGGACGGCATCCCGACCGAACGGTTGCGGGACCAAATACGCGCCGAGTGGCCGCGCATCCGGGAAGAACTGCTCGCGGGAACCTACAGACCGAAGCCCGTGCGCCGGGTCGAAATCCCGAAACCCGGGGGAGGCAAACGGATGTTAGGGATACCCACCGTAATGGACCGCCTAATCCAGCAGGCCCTCCTGCAAGTATTGACGCCCATCTTCGAACCGCAGTTCTCAGAGGCCAGCTACGGGTTCCGTCCCGGAAGGAAAGCCCATGATGCGGTAAAGAAGGCGCGGCAATACGTAGAAGAAGGATACGAATGGGCCGTGGACCTGGACATCGAGAAATACTTCGACCGGGTAAACCACGACATCCTCATGGCCCGGGTGGCCCGGAAAGTGGCAGATAAGAGGGTACTTACCCTTATCCGCCGCTATCTCCAGGCAGGCGTCATGGTAAACGGAGTGGTCATGGAGACGGCAGAAGGAACGCCCCAGGGCGGACCCTTAAGCCCGTTATTGGCCAACATACTCCTGGACGACCTGGACAAAGAACTGGAAAAGAGGGGCCACAAGTTCGTCCGTTACGCCGATGACTGCAACATCTACGTCAAAAGCAAACGGGCAGGAGAAAGGGTCATGGCCAGTATCCGCAACTTCCTGCAGGAGCGGTTGAAGCTCAAGATCAACGAGCAGAAGAGCGCGGTAGACCGGCCGTGGAAGCTGAAATTTCTGGGGTTCAGCATGTACAAACACAAGGCAGGAGTAATCCTTATCCGCCTGGCGCCGCAGACCATCGACCGGGTGAAAACGAAAATCCGGGAGATAACCGCCCGGAATAAACCCTTAAAGATGGCCGAGCGCATAGAGCGCCTGAACGCCTACCTGGGCGGCTGGATAGGGTACTTCGCCCTGGCCGACACGCCCAGCATCTTTAAGAACTTAGAAAGCTGGACGCGGCGGAGGCTGCGCATGTGTCTCTGGAAGCAGTGGAAGCGAGTACGGACCAGGTACCGCGAACTACGCGCATTGGGATTGCCGGAATGGGTAGTGCATGAATTCGCCAATGCCCGCAAAGGGCTGTGGCGGATGGCCCATGGGCCAATGAATAGAGCCCTGGGCAATGCCTACTGGCAATCCCAGGGCCTGATGAGCTTAACCGAGCGCTATTCTTATCTTCGTCAAGCTTGGTGA
- the hemW gene encoding radical SAM family heme chaperone HemW, producing the protein MRKGQGASENKASHIYIHIPFCIRKCHYCDFVSYPSRSPEEMSAYCRALEREMELMSQKWQPGPAATVYIGGGTPTLLPARDLEQVLEAAARYFGRQPGAEVSIEANPGTVDEAKLRDLRAAGVNRLSLGAQAFDDDLLGAMGRIHRRRDIYQACELARRAGFNNINLDLIFGLPGQTLDGWRATLKEAIALQPEHIAAYSLQVEEGTPWGNLAAAGELPLPGEELELAMYQEARERLAAAGYRQYEISNFARPGYQCRHNLTYWFNQPYLGLGAAAASSWQGQRWQNFSDLQLYRDALSRGQLPRAEIETLTPRQQMAETMFMGLRLLAGVDLQAFRQRFGIDAREIYARELDQLYQVGLVEEKNGHLRLTEKGLPLANEVFVQFVSSSCPS; encoded by the coding sequence ATCCGCAAGGGCCAGGGAGCGAGCGAAAACAAAGCCAGTCATATTTACATCCACATACCCTTCTGTATTCGCAAGTGCCATTACTGCGACTTCGTCTCCTATCCCAGCCGGTCACCGGAGGAAATGTCCGCCTACTGCCGCGCCCTGGAGCGGGAAATGGAGCTGATGTCCCAGAAGTGGCAGCCGGGGCCGGCGGCCACTGTTTATATCGGCGGCGGTACCCCGACCCTGCTCCCCGCTCGGGATCTGGAGCAGGTCCTGGAGGCAGCGGCCCGCTACTTCGGCCGGCAGCCGGGGGCAGAAGTTTCTATAGAGGCCAACCCCGGCACGGTAGATGAAGCTAAACTCCGGGACCTGCGGGCCGCTGGGGTGAACCGCCTCTCCCTAGGAGCCCAGGCCTTTGACGACGACCTCCTTGGTGCCATGGGCCGCATCCACCGGCGCCGGGACATCTACCAGGCCTGCGAGCTGGCGCGCCGGGCCGGCTTTAATAACATCAACCTGGACCTGATCTTCGGCCTGCCGGGCCAGACCCTGGACGGCTGGCGGGCTACCTTAAAGGAAGCCATTGCCCTGCAGCCCGAGCATATTGCCGCTTACAGCCTCCAGGTGGAGGAAGGTACGCCCTGGGGTAACCTGGCGGCTGCCGGCGAGTTACCCTTGCCCGGGGAAGAACTGGAACTGGCCATGTACCAGGAAGCCCGGGAAAGGCTGGCAGCTGCCGGTTACCGGCAATATGAAATATCCAACTTCGCCCGGCCGGGGTACCAGTGCCGCCACAACCTCACTTACTGGTTTAACCAGCCCTACCTGGGCCTGGGGGCGGCCGCAGCCTCCTCCTGGCAGGGCCAGCGCTGGCAGAATTTCAGCGACCTGCAGCTGTACCGGGACGCCTTATCCCGCGGCCAGCTACCCCGGGCGGAAATAGAAACCTTAACACCCCGCCAGCAGATGGCTGAAACCATGTTTATGGGCCTGCGCCTGCTGGCCGGCGTCGACTTGCAGGCCTTCCGGCAGCGTTTCGGGATTGACGCCCGGGAGATTTATGCCCGGGAGCTGGACCAGCTTTACCAGGTAGGACTGGTAGAGGAAAAAAACGGCCATTTAAGGCTCACCGAAAAGGGTTTGCCCCTGGCCAATGAAGTTTTTGTGCAGTTTGTCTCTAGTTCCTGTCCATCTTAA
- the spoIIP gene encoding stage II sporulation protein P, with product MATSKGAESLRIHVITRWQARIFLSRLVKVFVAVAVILSLATGTWRLIKAGRQLSPGVSYSAWLPLPLLEGILSEGLPTLALRAASSPQDSSSKNLAAAARVLASPLVVFPGSAGVTPLLTTEEEYELPPPLPGESAPPAPAEREIASADNPLVAIYNTHNAESYQPSEGQAKFPGKNGGVSQVAAVLAETLSKDYGIPVVRSTTIHDYPDFTRSYANSEKTLKRMLAENPSVLVALDIHRNAGLPAPPVVEIAHQKVAQVLIIVGSNARLEHPNWRQNEAFAHQLAKKMDELYPGLCLGVRVQEGRYNQHLLPRALLLEVGSDNNTLEEAERSARLIARVLAGVIEDLRRENPAQSG from the coding sequence ATGGCTACCAGCAAGGGGGCGGAAAGTTTGCGGATTCACGTTATTACCCGCTGGCAGGCCAGGATCTTTCTATCTCGCCTGGTAAAAGTATTCGTGGCAGTGGCGGTTATTCTTTCCCTGGCTACCGGTACCTGGCGTTTGATTAAAGCCGGCCGCCAGCTATCCCCCGGCGTAAGTTATTCTGCCTGGTTACCCCTGCCCCTGCTGGAAGGCATTTTAAGCGAAGGCCTGCCGACCCTTGCTTTACGCGCGGCCAGCAGCCCGCAAGATAGTTCCAGCAAAAACCTGGCGGCCGCCGCCCGGGTCCTGGCCTCACCCCTGGTAGTTTTCCCCGGCAGTGCCGGGGTAACGCCCTTGCTGACTACCGAGGAAGAGTATGAGTTGCCCCCGCCGCTGCCGGGGGAAAGTGCCCCACCAGCGCCGGCAGAAAGGGAGATCGCCAGCGCCGATAACCCGCTGGTTGCTATATACAACACCCACAATGCGGAATCCTACCAGCCGAGTGAGGGGCAGGCTAAATTTCCCGGGAAAAACGGCGGTGTCAGCCAGGTGGCGGCGGTCCTGGCCGAAACTTTAAGCAAAGATTACGGCATCCCGGTAGTACGTTCAACTACCATCCATGATTATCCCGACTTTACCAGGTCCTATGCCAACTCCGAAAAAACCCTGAAAAGAATGCTGGCGGAAAACCCTTCCGTCCTGGTGGCCCTGGATATCCATCGCAACGCCGGCCTGCCGGCACCACCGGTAGTGGAAATTGCCCACCAGAAAGTCGCCCAGGTGCTCATTATCGTCGGCAGCAATGCCCGCCTGGAACACCCCAACTGGCGCCAGAATGAGGCCTTTGCCCACCAGCTGGCTAAAAAAATGGACGAACTTTATCCCGGTTTATGCCTGGGTGTCCGGGTCCAGGAAGGCCGCTACAACCAGCACCTCCTGCCCCGGGCCCTGCTCTTAGAAGTTGGCAGCGATAATAATACCCTGGAAGAGGCGGAACGCTCCGCCCGCCTGATAGCCAGGGTCCTGGCGGGAGTTATCGAAGACCTGCGGCGGGAGAACCCGGCTCAATCCGGTTAA
- a CDS encoding TorD/DmsD family molecular chaperone: MTPADNLARKWEGIQILCEDRMFAYNLLRTTFIQEPAREFLDLLAGDALIQVFPFTAENREIGAGVDQVNKYLERYTSLAADGRGEELERLRWDYTRMFVGPYQLPAPPWESAYLNDERLLLQAETLAVRRVYLSYGFIPRNYHQEADDHLGLELEFMFRLSEMVAGKMALRDTAGAAAILKDQEAFLADHILKWVPRFAGDVMHSSATDFYQGMARLLKGFIHLDRQATAELLQAIA; the protein is encoded by the coding sequence ATGACCCCGGCGGACAACCTGGCCCGCAAGTGGGAAGGCATCCAGATCCTTTGCGAGGACAGGATGTTTGCTTATAACTTACTGCGCACCACCTTTATCCAGGAGCCTGCCCGGGAGTTCCTCGATCTCTTGGCGGGGGATGCCTTGATCCAGGTATTTCCCTTCACTGCAGAAAACCGGGAAATCGGGGCCGGGGTGGATCAGGTAAATAAATACCTGGAGAGGTATACCTCCCTGGCGGCGGACGGCCGGGGTGAAGAGTTGGAGAGGTTGCGGTGGGATTATACCCGGATGTTCGTTGGCCCCTACCAACTCCCGGCACCACCGTGGGAATCGGCCTATCTAAATGACGAGCGCCTTCTTTTGCAGGCAGAAACCCTGGCCGTCAGACGCGTCTATCTTAGTTACGGCTTTATCCCCAGGAACTATCACCAGGAGGCCGATGACCACCTGGGGCTGGAACTGGAATTCATGTTCCGGTTGAGCGAAATGGTGGCGGGGAAAATGGCCCTCAGGGATACTGCGGGAGCTGCGGCCATACTCAAAGACCAGGAGGCATTTCTGGCTGATCACATCCTGAAATGGGTGCCCCGGTTTGCCGGGGATGTAATGCATAGCTCGGCCACTGATTTTTACCAGGGGATGGCCCGCCTGCTGAAGGGATTTATCCATCTGGACCGGCAGGCCACAGCAGAACTTTTGCAGGCGATTGCTTGA